From the Toxotes jaculatrix isolate fToxJac2 chromosome 15, fToxJac2.pri, whole genome shotgun sequence genome, one window contains:
- the rab5b gene encoding ras-related protein Rab-5B: MSSRGSGGRSNGTLPQTKICQFKLVLLGDMAVGKSSLVLRFVKGQFDEFQETTIGAAFLAQSVCLDDTTVKFEIWDTAGQERYHSLAPMYYRGAQAAIVVFDITKPETFERAKAWVKELQRQASPNIVIALAGNKADLAEKRLVEYEEAQTYAEDTGLLFMETSAKTAMNVNELFLAIAKKMPKTDTQNPTHAARHRGVNLQDPDAHSTRACCGGN, from the exons ATGAGCTCCAGAGGGAGTGGAGGCCGCTCCAACGGCACACTACCACAGACCAAGATCTGCCAGTTCAAGCTGGTGCTGCTGGGGGACATGGCTGTGGGCAAGTCCAGCCTGGTGCTGCGTTTCGTCAAGGGACAGTTTGATGAGTTCCAGGAGACAACTATAGGAG CTGCATTTCTGGCCCAGTCAGTGTGTCTAGATGACACCACAGTGAAGTTTGAGATCTGGGACACTGCAGGACAAGAGCGATACCACAGCCTGGCTCCTATGTATTACCGCGGAGCTCAGGCTGCTATCGTCGTCTTCGACATCACCAAGCCG GAGACTTTTGAGAGAGCCAAGGCCTGGgtgaaggagctgcagaggcAGGCCAGTCCTAACATTGTTATTGCCCTGGCTGGGAACAAGGCTGACCTGGCAGAGAAGAGACTAGTAGAGTATGAG GAAGCCCAGACATATGCTGAAGACACTGGCCTGCTCTTTATGGAGACCTCTGCAAAGACGGCCATGAACGTAAACGAGCTCTTCCTGGCCATTG CAAAAAAGATGCCAAAAACAGACACCCAAAACCCCACACACGCAGCGCGACATCGGGGAGTCAATCTCCAGGACCCAGATGCCCACTCTACCCGAGCCTGCTGCGGCGGGAACTAG
- the lcmt2 gene encoding tRNA wybutosine-synthesizing protein 4, giving the protein MPTTTRKKQKQGRDTAVQGTNDSSVVSKVSAAAQGYFHDNFLQHFVCKVARRAPLINRGYYVRWRAVDHCVRRFLQVTENCPKRQILSLGAGFDSLYFRLHADEALFRAVVFEVDFPDVTRRKTALIDSDMTLRRMLDSDLPPPTGPVYVCSGQYRLLGLDIREESQVVEALDAAGLDWAAPTLILSEVVLTYMETQRSDVVISWAAKLLPQSLFVMYEQIHPHDPFGRIMQDHFLKLNSTLHALRQYPDTAAQRRRFLDKGWEQCVCLDMNDFYLGLVPEGERCRVEILEPFDEYEEWHQKCSHYFILTACRGSLMAQAVLTHPPVSPVPSISPSRSPVALSVKTVPVCLEGLGMASTSVSSGQVLLTGGSSRGGRGAVTRVLLRGREGWRSVSVEPSVDLGVRLYHTVTPLPGGGIVVYGGRSSPLNPIRSLFKVTLEPCGPPGPLDSQDQDAVRLSVEQMVCTGHPPPPRWRHTAAIISHKGKDFLFVFGGKNESEAVLGDGHFLCLDQQHWTEIPAEGAAPQGRHSHSACSYQGGVVVFGGLDRRGVPLGDTVVLRPTDRGFSWERIEVQPPPVPRYSHCAHVIGERLVVVGGVWLHSDGVPGVVVIDLSTQSSVEFSLDTASVPWPVMLHSFCSELTDSEEPELLLIGGGGNCFSFGTHFNPQPVTVELRPALG; this is encoded by the exons ATGCCAACGACCACcaggaagaagcagaagcagggGAGGGACACAGCG GTGCAGGGAACCAACGACAGCAGCGTGGTGAGCAAGGTGTCTGCTGCAGCGCAGGGCTACTTCCACGACAACTTCCTCCAGCACTTTGTGTGCAAAGTGGCCCGGAGAGCCCCGCTCATCAACAG GGGCTACTATGTGCGCTGGAGAGCTGTGGACCACTGTGTGAGGAGGTTTTTACAGGTTACTGAAAACTGCCCCAAGAGACAG ATCTTGTCTTTGGGCGCAGGTTTCGACTCTTTGTATTTTCGCCTACATGCAGATGAAGCTCTTTTCAGGGCTGTTGTGTTTGAGGTGGATTTCCCAGACGTCACCCGGCGTAAGACTGCCCTGATCGATTCAGATATGACACTGAGGCGGATGTTAGACTCAGATTTACCTCCTCCTACag gacctgtgtatgtgtgtagtggTCAGTACCGTCTGTTAGGGTTGGATATTAGAGAGGAGTCCCAGGTGGTAGAAGCTCTGGATGCAGCTGGGTTGGACTGGGCTGCCCCGACTCTAATTCTGTCTGAAGTGGTGCTCACCTACATGGAAACACAAAG gtcTGATGTTGTCATCAGTTGGGCAGCAAAGCTCCTGCCTCAGTCGCTCTTTGTGATGTATGAGCAGATCCATCCACACGATCCCTTTGGTCGGATCATGCAAGATCATTTCCTGAAACTAAATTCAACCCTGCACGCCCTCCGACAGTACCCAgacacagctgcacagagacgCAGGTTCCTGGACAAG ggctgggagcagtgtgtgtgtctggatatGAATGACTTCTACCTGGGGCTGGTCCCTGAGGGTGAGAGGTGCAGGGTGGAGATCCTGGAGCCTTTTGATGAATATGAG GAGTGGCACCAAAAATGTTCCCACTACTTCATCCTCACTGCATGTCGGGGCTCTTTAATGGCTCAGGCTGTACTCACACATCCTCCAG TATCGCCTGTGCCATCCATAAGCCCATCTCGGAGCCCTGTAGCTCTGAGTGTTAAGACCGTCCCAGTTTGTCTGGAGGGGCTGGGGATGGCTTCCACTTCGGTGAGCTCAGGACAGGTCCTGCTAACAGGAGGCTCCAGCAGAGGAGGCAGGGGGGCAGTAACGAGAGTCCTCCTCAGAGGCCGGGAAGGCTGGAGATCTGTCAGTGTGGAACCATCGGTGGATTTGG GTGTCCGACTCTACCACACCGTTACACCTCTTCCTGGAGGAGGTATTGTGGTGTACGGAGgtcgctcctctcctctcaacCCAATCAGAAGCCTTTTCAAAGTAACTCTGGAACCCTGTGGTCCACCTGGTCCTCTGGACTCACAGGACCAAGATGCAGTGAGACTTTCTGTAGAGCAGATGGTCTGTACGGGTCATCCACCGCCGCCAAGATGGAGGCACACTGCTGCCATCATCAGTCATAAAG GCAAagactttctgtttgtgtttggtggaAAGAATGAGTCAGAGGCAGTTCTGGGTGACGGCCACTTCCTGTGTCTTGACCAGCAGCACTGGACTGAG ATCCCAGCAGAGGGCGCAGCACCACAGGGCCGCCATTCCCACTCAGCATGTTCATATCAGGGAGGTGTGGTGGTGTTTGGAGGACTGGACAGACGGGGAGTGCCACTGGGGGACACAGTGGTGTTAAGGCCCACTGACCGAGGCTTCTCCTGGGAAAGAATAGAGGTGCAGCCCCCCCCTGTTCCCAG ataCTCTCATTGTGCCCATGTGATTGGTGAGAGGCTGGTTGTAGTGGGTGGAGTCTGGCTGCATTCAGATGGTGTACCGGGTGTTGTGGTGATCGACCTCagcacacagagcagtgtgGAGTTCAGTCTGGACACG GCCTCTGTGCCCTGGCCTGTGATGCTCCACTCTTTCTGCTCTGAGCTGACAGACTCTGAGGAACCCGAGCTGCTCCTGATAGGCGGGGGAGGGAACTGTTTCTCCTTCGGGACTCATTTCAACCCTCAGCCTGTCACCGTGGAGCTCAGACCTGCGCTGGGATGA
- the crygs2 gene encoding crystallin, gamma S2, with product MVREPEQGGGRWPQPVEKWGQWTLTMPGHYALRLACVLPQIVFYEDKNFQGRRYECDSDCSDFHTYLSRCNSIRVESGAWVVYERPNYMGYQYVLTRGEYPEYQRWMGLNDRLSSCKMIHFTSGTQYKMQLYEKADFGGQAYEATEDCPSLLEKFRWREVNSCKVFDGWWVFYEHPNYRGRQYFLEKGEYRKPGDWGAASPTVQSFRRFTE from the exons ATGGTGCGAGAGCCGGAGCAGGGGGGTGGGCGCTGGCCCCAGCCAGTAGAGAAGTGGGGTCAATGGACGCTTACCATGCCCGGCCATTATGCC CTAAGACTGGCATGTGTTCTTCCACAGATTGTCTTCTACGAGGACAAGAACTTCCAGGGCCGCCGCTATGAGTGCGACAGCGACTGCTCAGACTTCCACACCTACCTGAGCCGCTGCAACTCCATCCGGGTGGAGAGTGGGGCCTGGGTGGTGTACGAGAGGCCCAACTACATGGGCTACCAGTATGTCCTGACCAGGGGGGAGTACCCAGAGTACCAGCGCTGGATGGGACTCAACGACCGCCTCAGCTCCTGCAAGATGATCCACTTT ACCAGTGGGACCCAGTACAAGATGCAGCTCTATGAGAAGGCAGACTTCGGGGGCCAGGCCTACGAGGCCACAGAGGACTGCCCCTCCCTTCTGGAGAAGTTCCGCTGGAGGGAAGTCAACTCCTGCAAGGTCTTCGACGGCTGGTGGGTTTTCTATGAGCACCCCAACTACCGTGGACGCCAGTACTTCCTGGAGAAGGGGGAATACCGCAAGCCTGGCGACTGGGGTGCTGCCAGTCCTACAGTCCAGTCCTTCAGGCGCTTCACCGAATGA
- the dbr1 gene encoding lariat debranching enzyme, whose product MKIAVEGCCHGELDKIYETIGYLEKKEGVKVDLLLCCGDFQAVRNEGDMKCMAVPAKYRTMQTFYKYYSGEKKAPVLTIFIGGNHEASNHLQELPYGGWVAPNIYYLGYAGVVRYKGIRIGGLSGIFKSRDYRKGHHEFPPYNPDTLRSVYHIRNIEVFKLKQIQMPIDIFMSHDWPRGIYYYGSTEELLRKKKFLRQEVESNSLGNPAAEELLAHLQPSFWFSAHLHVKFAAVMQHPAKGNAVPRVTKFLSLDKCLPYREFLQVVDVPERPGSSEGLEYDPEWLAILKATNSLQRTTPHPWNPPENNGLHERWDFRVSEAAMMQVVEDLSGELTIPDNFSRTVPPYDPNKPQHHAAPSCNTNPQTTELCATLGLTDIYAQAGQGEDELGRLQGSTGGEEDDDEDGNSVGSVDEPSEYPTDTSGLSSSFNPDEITIEDEWEEGEEGKDEAESKAAVEGDKLPDVPVGEVHTPSRMVLPEPKSDVSPTHLSHLMNLPPPSHSTPAAVHSLSGAEREGLCEGGDEDTSAARILKRASDETGDPGSRGTTPRIKRRNQLIYTTVEDEECED is encoded by the exons ATGAAGATTGCAGTAGAAGGGTGTTGCCATGGGGAACTGGACAAGATCTACGAGACCATCGGCTATCTGGAGAAGAAGGAAGGGGTGAAAGTGGAcctgctgctttgctgtggAGACTTCCAAGCAGTACGAAATGAGGGAGACATGAAGTGCATGGCAGTGCCAGCCAAGTACAGAACGATGCAGACCTTTTACAA ATACTATTCTGGAGAGAAGAAGGCCCCCGTCCTGACCATCTTCATTGGAGGGAACCATGAGGCTTCCAACCACCTGCAAGAGCTTCCTTACGGAGGCTGGGTGGCTCCCAACATTTATTATCTGG GTTATGCTGGTGTTGTTCGCTACAAAGGAATTAGAATTGGTGGCTTATCTGGAATCTTCAAATCACGTGACTACAGAAAGG GTCACCATGAATTCCCTCCATACAACCCTGATACTCTTCGAAGTGTGTATCACATCCGAAATATCGAGGtgttcaaattaaaacag ATTCAGATGCCCATAGACATTTTCATGAGCCATGACTGGCCTCGTGGAATCTACTACTATGGAAGTACAGAGGAGTTGCTGCGAAAGAAGAAGTTTCTGCGTCAGGAAGTGGAGTCAAATTCTCTGGGAAATCCTGCCGCCGAGGAGCTCCTGGCTCACCTCCAGCCCAGCTTCTGGTTCTCTGCACATCTTCATGTGAAATTTGCAGCTGTGATGCAGCATCCG GCTAAAGGTAATGCTGTCCCACGTGTAACGAAATTCCTGTCTCTGGATAAATGTTTGCCCTATAGGGAATTCTTACAG GTTGTGGATGTTCCAGAGAGACCGGGTTCATCTGAGGGTCTTGAGTATGATCCAGAGTGGCTTGCTATTCTGAAGGCCACAAACAGTCTACAGAGGACCACCCCTCACCCCTGGAACCCCCCAGAGAATAATGGCCTGCACGAACg GTGGGACTTCAGAGTTTCAGAAGCAGCTATGATGCAGGTGGTGGAGGATCTCAGCGGCGAACTTACCATTCCAGACAACTTTAGCCGGACTGTGCCACCTTATGACCCCAACAAGCCCCAGCACCACGCCGCCCCCAGCTGTAACACCAACCCTCAGACGACTGAGCTCTGTGCCACGTTAGGTCTCACAGACATCTATGCCCAGGCTGGGCAAGGAGAGGATGAGCTGGGGAGACTTCAGGGCAGTActggaggggaggaggatgatgatgaagatggaaACAGTGTGGGAAGTGTGGATGAGCCCAGCGAGTATCCAACTGACACTTCGGGGTTGTCAAGTTCATTTAATCCTGATGAGATCACTATAGAGGATgagtgggaggagggagaggagggaaaggacGAGGCTGAGTCAAAGGCAGCAGTGGAGGGAGACAAACTCCCTGATGTCCCTGTAGGTGAAGTCCACACCCCCAGCCGTATGGTTCTTCCAGAGCCCAAATCTGATGTCTCACCCACTCACCTGTCCCACCTGATGAACCTGCCACCTCCCTCCCACTCCACCCCAGCAGCAGTTCACTCGCTCTCtggagcagaaagagaaggactGTGCGAGGGCGGGGATGAGGACACCTCAGCTGCACGGATTTTAAAACGGGCCAGCGATGAGACCGGGGATCCTGGCAGCAGAGGCACAACTCCCCGAATCAAACGCAGGAACCAGCTCATCTACACAACAGTGGAGGATGAGGAGTGTGAGGATTAG